The following coding sequences are from one Luteimonas sp. S4-F44 window:
- a CDS encoding FepA family TonB-dependent siderophore receptor — MPVRPRPPLRPARLACAIAALLPFTALAQTPEDAKTLDTVRVTAEQIARQALGASTVLADDIERQPPRNDIAELLRTLPGVNLTGNSTSGQRGNNRQIDIRGMGPENTLILVDGIPVSSRNSVRYGWRGERDTRGDTGWVPPEQIERIEVLRGPAAARYGSGAAGGVVNIVTRAPGPQVGGSLNVYGLVPTHGVDGGSQRAGVQMSGPLSDRLSFRLSGSAGKAESDDFAINRDHASQRSGSNAGTFPAGREGVRNRNASAKLLWDVLPGHRIDVGAGFSRQGNLYAGDTQNTNRNPEVLKWIDAETNRLYRRTFDVSHRGEYGQATRSLAYAAIEKTRNTRLLEGLAGGTEGIFIVDGGFGDIDLRTLTLHGEVNHTMTGDSVDHVLTVGAEWVDSRLEDNASGLKDRNPQPNVPVPPTQWTGRSDARIASVFVEDNLYIGDALTVTPTLRYDHHDQLGGNLSPAVSAAFAFLPSWTLRAGIARAYKAPNLYQSNAGYALYSAGIGCWGGGGPCFLVGNDALDAETSVNKELGLQFADGRVQAGLTWFRNDYRDKVEAGHVAIDRVGNVDVFRWDNIPKAVIEGLEGSVELPLAEALRWNTNVTWMLESKNRSTGDALSTIPEYTVNTAFDWRPSARLSLLAKATFYGEQVPQRLDYQGRPVTGSAADRMPPYALVGLSGRYRITDRVSVTLGVDNLLDKRIFRRGNASGVNLGTPNEIQGAGAYTYNEPGRAWFVSTNIGF, encoded by the coding sequence ATGCCCGTCCGCCCCCGTCCGCCCCTCCGTCCCGCCCGGTTGGCCTGCGCCATCGCCGCGCTGCTGCCTTTCACGGCCCTGGCCCAAACGCCGGAGGATGCGAAGACACTCGACACCGTGCGGGTCACCGCCGAGCAGATCGCACGCCAGGCGCTGGGCGCGTCCACCGTGCTCGCCGACGACATCGAGCGCCAGCCGCCGCGCAACGACATCGCCGAACTCCTGCGCACGCTGCCGGGCGTCAACCTGACCGGCAATTCGACCAGCGGCCAGCGCGGCAACAACCGCCAGATCGACATCCGCGGCATGGGCCCGGAAAACACCCTGATCCTGGTCGACGGCATCCCGGTGTCGAGCCGCAACTCGGTGCGCTACGGCTGGCGCGGCGAGCGCGACACGCGTGGCGATACCGGCTGGGTGCCGCCCGAGCAGATCGAGCGCATCGAAGTGCTGCGCGGCCCGGCCGCGGCGCGCTACGGCAGCGGCGCAGCGGGCGGCGTGGTCAACATCGTCACCCGCGCACCGGGCCCGCAGGTCGGTGGCTCGCTGAACGTCTATGGGCTGGTGCCCACCCACGGCGTCGATGGCGGCAGCCAGCGCGCTGGTGTGCAGATGAGCGGGCCGCTGTCGGACCGACTGTCGTTCCGCCTGTCAGGGAGCGCCGGCAAAGCCGAGTCCGACGACTTCGCCATCAACCGCGACCACGCATCGCAGCGCAGCGGCAGCAATGCCGGCACCTTCCCCGCCGGACGCGAGGGCGTGCGCAACCGCAACGCCTCGGCCAAGCTGTTGTGGGACGTGCTGCCCGGCCACCGCATCGACGTGGGCGCCGGTTTCAGTCGCCAGGGCAACCTCTACGCCGGCGACACCCAGAACACCAACCGCAATCCCGAAGTGCTCAAGTGGATCGATGCGGAGACCAACCGGCTCTACCGTCGGACCTTCGACGTCAGCCATCGCGGCGAGTACGGCCAGGCCACCCGCTCGCTGGCCTACGCCGCCATCGAGAAGACCCGCAACACGCGCCTGCTCGAAGGCTTGGCCGGCGGTACCGAGGGCATCTTCATCGTCGACGGCGGCTTCGGCGACATCGACCTGCGCACGCTCACCCTGCACGGCGAGGTCAACCACACGATGACCGGCGACAGCGTCGACCACGTGTTGACGGTCGGCGCCGAATGGGTCGACAGCCGACTCGAGGACAACGCCTCCGGCCTGAAGGACCGCAATCCGCAGCCGAACGTGCCGGTGCCGCCGACGCAGTGGACCGGCCGCAGCGATGCGCGCATCGCCTCGGTGTTCGTCGAGGACAACCTCTACATCGGCGACGCGCTGACCGTGACGCCGACGCTGCGCTACGACCACCATGACCAGCTGGGCGGCAACCTCAGCCCGGCGGTCAGCGCCGCGTTCGCGTTCCTGCCGTCCTGGACGTTGCGCGCCGGCATCGCCCGCGCCTACAAGGCGCCCAATCTCTATCAGAGCAACGCCGGCTACGCGCTCTACAGCGCGGGCATCGGCTGCTGGGGCGGTGGCGGCCCGTGCTTTCTGGTCGGCAACGACGCGCTCGATGCCGAGACCAGCGTCAACAAGGAACTGGGCTTGCAATTCGCCGACGGCCGCGTGCAGGCCGGCCTGACCTGGTTCCGCAACGACTACCGCGACAAGGTCGAGGCCGGCCACGTCGCGATCGATCGCGTCGGCAACGTCGACGTGTTCCGCTGGGACAACATTCCCAAGGCGGTGATCGAGGGCCTGGAGGGCAGCGTGGAACTGCCGCTGGCCGAGGCGTTGCGCTGGAACACCAATGTGACCTGGATGCTCGAGTCGAAAAACCGCAGCACCGGCGACGCGCTGTCGACGATTCCCGAATACACGGTCAACACCGCGTTCGACTGGCGCCCCAGCGCGCGCCTGTCGCTGCTGGCCAAGGCGACGTTCTACGGCGAGCAGGTGCCGCAGCGCCTCGACTACCAGGGCCGTCCGGTCACCGGCAGTGCCGCCGACCGCATGCCGCCCTACGCGCTGGTGGGCCTGAGCGGGCGCTACCGCATCACCGACCGGGTCAGCGTCACGCTGGGTGTCGACAATCTGCTCGACAAGCGCATCTTCCGCCGCGGCAACGCCTCCGGCGTCAACCTCGGCACGCCCAACGAGATCCAAGGCGCCGGCGCCTACACCTACAACGAGCCTGGACGCGCCTGGTTCGTCAGCACCAACATCGGGTTCTGA
- a CDS encoding MFS transporter, translating to MSAVPASPPRVPGLSALVFTAFAGTMAMMAFVAVVGPVVRLLGLAEWHAGLSVTAAGVLWMLAARRWGTLSDRIGRRRVLLAGLVGYALVYIAMAVFVDLALRHPPAVLLSVLALVATRALVGLFYAAVPPTAAALVADAVPAGARGAVMARLGSANAIGMVLGPAAAGWIAYRSIALALYLAAALPLLSLLVLWWRLPAAPVASAPRSGPRQAMPIADRRLRLPVYAVFAAMVSVTIAQVVVGFFAIDRLGLSPTDGARAAGLSLTAVGLGLMCAQALVMRLRTVPPARWIAIGALISALGFAASALVAVQWQLLLAYGVAAFGMGFVFPSFQALAADSVQAHEQGAAAGTIASVQGLGMVVGPLLGTLLYRVSPSAPYLLIGVVLLVLSTAAAWHLREAAR from the coding sequence ATGTCCGCTGTTCCCGCGTCGCCCCCTCGCGTGCCCGGCCTGTCGGCGCTTGTGTTCACTGCGTTCGCCGGGACGATGGCGATGATGGCGTTCGTCGCTGTCGTCGGCCCGGTCGTGCGGTTGCTGGGGCTGGCGGAGTGGCATGCCGGCTTGTCGGTGACCGCCGCCGGCGTGCTGTGGATGCTGGCGGCGCGCCGCTGGGGCACGCTGAGCGATCGCATCGGACGCCGGCGCGTCCTGCTCGCAGGCCTGGTCGGCTATGCCCTGGTCTACATCGCGATGGCGGTGTTCGTCGATCTGGCGTTGCGGCATCCGCCGGCGGTGCTGCTGTCGGTGCTTGCGCTGGTCGCCACGCGCGCGCTGGTCGGACTGTTCTATGCCGCGGTGCCGCCGACTGCCGCGGCGCTGGTCGCCGACGCAGTGCCGGCGGGGGCGCGCGGCGCGGTCATGGCGCGGCTGGGCAGCGCGAACGCGATCGGCATGGTGCTGGGCCCGGCAGCGGCCGGTTGGATCGCCTATCGCAGCATCGCGCTGGCGCTGTACCTGGCGGCGGCGCTGCCGCTGCTGTCGCTGCTGGTGCTGTGGTGGCGGCTACCCGCAGCGCCAGTCGCGTCGGCGCCGCGATCGGGCCCGCGCCAGGCGATGCCGATTGCCGATCGCCGCCTGCGCCTGCCGGTCTACGCGGTGTTTGCGGCGATGGTCTCGGTGACGATCGCGCAGGTGGTGGTCGGATTTTTCGCGATCGACCGGCTGGGTCTGTCACCGACCGACGGCGCGCGCGCGGCCGGGTTGTCGCTGACTGCGGTCGGCCTGGGCCTGATGTGCGCCCAGGCGCTGGTGATGCGATTGCGCACGGTGCCGCCGGCGCGCTGGATCGCGATCGGCGCGCTGATTTCGGCGCTGGGGTTCGCCGCGTCGGCGCTGGTGGCCGTGCAATGGCAGTTGCTGCTGGCCTATGGCGTGGCGGCCTTCGGCATGGGGTTCGTGTTTCCGTCGTTCCAGGCGCTGGCGGCCGATTCGGTCCAGGCGCATGAGCAGGGTGCGGCCGCCGGCACGATCGCCTCGGTTCAGGGCCTCGGCATGGTCGTCGGCCCGCTGCTGGGCACGCTGCTCTACCGCGTCTCGCCCAGCGCGCCGTATCTGCTGATCGGTGTCGTGCTGCTGGTGCTATCCACGGCCGCCGCGTGGCACCTGCGCGAGGCGGCGCGATGA
- a CDS encoding TonB-dependent receptor: MSRRHAFRPLAALVGFVLAHPAAAQSTAPAPAATDFDTVVVTATGVQQWIRDAPASISVITREEIERKPVSSLGQLLSTIPGVTGGYALSGAQSKIRLRGLPEQYTLILIDGRRQGNSAGVNYRDDLGPQDLNWLSPDMIERIEVVRGPMSSLYGSDAMGGVINIITRKIAPEWGGTATYNYSRPSDNARGDIIQLGAQFSGPLTDRLGLRVGANLTDRDADTGAGFARTPGTKSENANALLNWRINGDHTIGLEASRGVQRNVGSEAVSAWGLSKLVHTGYVVTHDGRYGDASTSKTTLVQNEYEDEGSAVGNHSKETVLDAVFNTGFDWGIPHALNVGGQWKREELQNLDTIGTVPVTWTGSGRISPKNEADAWALFVEDHLSLHETLTLTLGLRWDNTENYDDNLSPRVYAVWHPSRDWTVRGGVSRGFRAPNLKQGSAGAATQSGGNGCRSLAPEGWTNDTTSPTYRPNADGTRGCYMAGNPNLEPETSTNYEIGAGFDRGGWSLAATYFHTDFEDKIEQMPLIALPGFDSSYVNGFWWTVAQNIQEARTRGLEASIVVPLHERLRWSTNATRMLESKNRTTGASLLVVPKLTANTSLDWRIDDAWALSLSAQHVGEQLISATSPTFAKAYTTWDLVGGFDVNAHLTLRAGVRNLTDESTLEDGSNYDAGGRTWFVGATARF; encoded by the coding sequence ATGTCACGCCGTCACGCCTTCCGTCCCCTGGCCGCCCTGGTTGGGTTCGTCCTCGCGCACCCCGCCGCCGCCCAGTCCACCGCGCCGGCACCGGCGGCGACCGACTTCGATACCGTCGTGGTCACCGCGACCGGCGTGCAGCAGTGGATCCGCGACGCCCCGGCGAGCATCAGCGTGATCACGCGCGAGGAGATCGAGCGCAAACCGGTCAGCAGCCTCGGGCAGTTGCTCAGCACGATCCCGGGCGTGACTGGCGGCTACGCGCTGTCGGGCGCGCAGTCCAAGATCCGGCTGCGCGGCCTGCCCGAGCAGTACACGCTGATCCTCATCGACGGGCGCCGCCAGGGCAATTCGGCGGGTGTGAACTACCGCGACGACCTGGGCCCGCAGGATCTGAACTGGCTGTCGCCGGACATGATCGAGCGTATCGAGGTCGTGCGCGGTCCGATGTCGTCGCTGTACGGCTCCGACGCGATGGGCGGCGTGATCAACATCATCACCCGCAAGATCGCGCCCGAATGGGGCGGCACGGCGACCTACAACTACAGCCGCCCCAGCGACAACGCGCGCGGCGACATCATCCAGCTCGGCGCCCAGTTCAGCGGCCCGCTGACCGACCGTCTGGGCCTGCGCGTCGGCGCCAACCTCACTGATCGCGATGCCGATACCGGCGCGGGCTTCGCCCGGACCCCCGGCACCAAGTCCGAGAACGCCAACGCCCTGCTCAACTGGCGCATCAACGGCGACCACACCATCGGCCTGGAGGCCTCGCGCGGCGTGCAGCGCAACGTGGGCAGCGAGGCGGTCAGTGCCTGGGGCCTGTCGAAGCTGGTGCACACCGGCTACGTGGTCACGCACGACGGCCGCTACGGCGATGCCTCGACCTCCAAGACCACGCTGGTCCAGAACGAGTACGAGGACGAGGGCAGCGCGGTGGGCAACCACTCCAAGGAGACCGTGCTCGACGCCGTGTTCAACACCGGCTTCGACTGGGGCATCCCGCACGCGCTCAACGTCGGCGGACAGTGGAAGCGCGAGGAACTGCAGAACCTCGACACCATCGGCACCGTGCCGGTGACCTGGACCGGCAGTGGCCGGATCAGCCCGAAAAACGAGGCCGATGCCTGGGCGCTGTTCGTCGAGGACCACCTGTCGCTGCACGAGACCCTGACGCTGACGCTGGGCCTGCGCTGGGACAACACCGAGAACTACGACGACAACCTGAGCCCGCGCGTCTATGCAGTCTGGCATCCCTCGCGCGACTGGACCGTCCGCGGCGGCGTCTCGCGCGGCTTCCGCGCCCCCAACCTCAAGCAGGGTTCGGCCGGCGCGGCGACCCAGTCGGGTGGCAACGGCTGCCGCAGCCTCGCGCCCGAGGGCTGGACCAACGACACCACCTCGCCGACCTATCGGCCCAACGCAGACGGCACGCGCGGCTGTTACATGGCCGGCAATCCCAACCTCGAGCCGGAGACGAGTACGAACTACGAGATCGGCGCCGGCTTCGATCGTGGCGGCTGGTCGCTGGCGGCGACGTACTTCCACACCGATTTCGAGGACAAGATCGAGCAGATGCCGCTCATTGCACTGCCCGGCTTCGACAGCAGCTACGTCAACGGGTTCTGGTGGACGGTCGCGCAGAACATCCAGGAGGCGCGCACCCGCGGCCTCGAGGCCAGCATCGTCGTGCCGCTGCACGAACGCCTGCGCTGGTCCACCAATGCCACCCGGATGCTCGAGTCGAAGAACCGCACCACCGGCGCCAGCCTGCTGGTCGTGCCCAAGCTCACGGCCAACACCTCGCTGGACTGGCGCATCGACGACGCCTGGGCGCTGTCGCTGAGCGCGCAGCATGTCGGTGAGCAATTGATCTCGGCCACCAGCCCGACGTTCGCCAAGGCCTACACCACCTGGGACCTGGTCGGCGGCTTCGACGTCAACGCCCACCTGACGCTGCGCGCGGGTGTGCGCAATCTCACCGACGAATCGACGCTGGAAGACGGCAGCAACTACGACGCCGGCGGCCGAACCTGGTTCGTGGGGGCCACCGCGCGTTTCTGA
- a CDS encoding alpha/beta hydrolase-fold protein, translated as MHSRRPTTHRRIRLATLAATAGLLLALQAVPSTAAAQQRDPTRAIGQTVADHTSPHYAFERFDVTSRDGQRTWRVHVAVPKAPAPAAGYPALWMLDGNAALVEFDDALLAELAAQPAPHALVFVGYPNDLRIDSQARTRDYTPFEGERPVRGGGTIVGGGGADAMLETIERTIRPEIARRVQTDPARQTLWGHSLAGLFALHALYTRTGAFDTYAAGSPSLWWGDGALLGAPEQRFVTNNAGRHARVLIGLGEGERTRQVAHRDLSDPRVQVHLRRIEAAPPDAAHRLAERLSGVDGLQVSYREFPGLTHGPMFRASLMWTLHAVAGIADHSDTPSHADGVDPTR; from the coding sequence ATGCACAGCCGCCGCCCCACGACCCACCGCCGGATTCGCCTGGCGACGCTGGCCGCGACCGCCGGCCTGTTGCTCGCACTGCAGGCCGTTCCGTCGACCGCGGCCGCGCAGCAGCGCGATCCCACGCGTGCGATCGGCCAGACCGTCGCCGACCACACCTCGCCCCACTACGCCTTCGAGCGCTTCGACGTCACCAGTCGCGATGGCCAGCGCACCTGGCGCGTGCACGTCGCGGTGCCGAAGGCGCCGGCACCCGCGGCCGGCTATCCGGCGCTGTGGATGCTCGACGGCAATGCCGCGCTGGTCGAATTCGATGACGCACTGCTGGCCGAGCTCGCCGCGCAGCCGGCGCCGCATGCGCTGGTGTTCGTCGGCTATCCCAATGACCTGCGGATCGACTCGCAGGCGCGCACGCGCGACTACACCCCGTTCGAAGGCGAACGTCCGGTGCGCGGCGGCGGCACGATCGTCGGCGGTGGTGGCGCCGATGCGATGCTCGAGACCATCGAGCGCACGATCCGGCCCGAAATCGCGCGGCGGGTACAAACCGATCCGGCACGGCAAACCCTGTGGGGCCATTCGCTGGCCGGCCTGTTCGCGCTGCATGCGCTGTACACGCGCACCGGCGCCTTCGACACCTACGCTGCCGGCAGCCCGTCGCTGTGGTGGGGCGATGGCGCGCTGCTGGGCGCGCCCGAGCAGCGATTCGTGACCAACAACGCCGGCCGCCACGCACGCGTGCTGATCGGGCTGGGCGAGGGTGAGCGCACGCGGCAGGTCGCGCACCGCGACCTGTCCGACCCGCGCGTGCAGGTCCACCTGCGCCGCATCGAAGCCGCGCCGCCGGACGCGGCGCACCGCCTCGCCGAGCGCCTGTCCGGTGTCGACGGCCTGCAGGTGAGCTACCGCGAGTTCCCCGGGTTGACCCACGGCCCGATGTTCCGAGCCTCGCTGATGTGGACGCTGCATGCCGTCGCCGGCATCGCCGACCACAGCGACACCCCGAGCCATGCCGATGGCGTGGATCCGACCCGATGA
- a CDS encoding AMP-binding protein, which translates to MSDTPAPQRLPLRQVWPEAQAAHYRAAGYWRGETFPGFLRARAAAHPDAIAVVGGAVRWSYAQLWAEAERIAAGLLAQGLAPGDRVVVQLGNVPEFIAVVCALFRAQLVPVYALPAHRLTEVAHFARKAEASAYVCAEKYEAFDYRTLARELQREVPAVRHVCVVGDGAEFGSVAALDGDRAALPGDPDPQSVAFLQISGGSTGLSKLIPRTHDDYIYSFRASNDICGIDRDSVYLVALPAAHNFPMSSPGFFGALYAGARVVLSPGPGPDVAFPLIAREGVTCVGLVPPLALLWADAAGKTAHDLSSLRVVQVGGAKLVPEAARRVIAGLGCTLQQVFGMAEGLVNYTRLDDPEAVVVQTQGRPISPDDEVLIVDDQGAPVPEGSTGHLLTRGPYTIRAYHNDPVANARSFTDDGWYRTGDMVLRTAEGNLVVQGRATDHINRAGEKISAEEIEDHLLAHPQVFDAAVVSIPDDFLGERSCAFVIPGEVRPRPAELKAWVRGRGLAGFKVPDQIVFVDAFGTTAVGKVSRRELRAQLRERFLAEQGA; encoded by the coding sequence ATGAGCGACACTCCCGCCCCGCAGCGCCTGCCGCTGCGCCAGGTCTGGCCCGAGGCGCAGGCCGCGCACTACCGCGCGGCCGGTTACTGGCGCGGCGAGACCTTTCCCGGTTTCCTGCGCGCGCGCGCGGCGGCGCATCCCGATGCGATCGCCGTGGTCGGCGGCGCGGTGCGCTGGAGCTACGCGCAGTTGTGGGCCGAGGCCGAGCGCATCGCCGCCGGTCTGCTGGCCCAAGGCCTGGCGCCGGGCGATCGGGTGGTCGTGCAGCTGGGCAACGTGCCCGAGTTCATCGCGGTGGTGTGCGCGCTGTTCCGCGCGCAGCTGGTGCCGGTGTATGCGTTGCCGGCGCACCGGTTGACCGAGGTCGCGCATTTCGCGCGCAAGGCCGAGGCGAGCGCCTACGTCTGCGCGGAGAAGTACGAAGCCTTCGATTACCGCACGCTGGCGCGTGAGTTGCAGCGCGAGGTGCCGGCGGTGCGCCACGTGTGCGTGGTCGGTGATGGTGCGGAATTCGGGTCGGTCGCCGCGCTCGACGGCGATCGCGCCGCGCTGCCGGGCGATCCGGATCCGCAGTCGGTCGCCTTCCTGCAGATCTCCGGCGGCAGCACCGGGCTGTCGAAGCTGATCCCGCGCACGCACGACGACTACATCTACAGTTTCCGCGCCAGCAACGACATCTGCGGGATCGACCGCGACAGCGTGTATCTGGTCGCGCTGCCGGCTGCGCACAATTTCCCGATGAGCTCGCCCGGGTTCTTCGGGGCACTGTACGCCGGCGCGCGTGTGGTGCTGAGTCCGGGGCCGGGCCCGGATGTGGCGTTTCCGCTGATCGCGCGCGAAGGCGTGACCTGCGTCGGCCTGGTGCCGCCGCTGGCGCTGCTGTGGGCCGACGCGGCAGGCAAGACTGCGCACGACCTGTCGAGTCTGCGGGTGGTGCAGGTCGGCGGCGCCAAGCTGGTGCCGGAAGCGGCGCGGCGGGTGATCGCGGGGCTGGGCTGCACGCTGCAGCAGGTGTTCGGCATGGCCGAGGGCCTGGTCAACTACACCCGGCTCGACGATCCGGAAGCGGTCGTGGTCCAGACGCAGGGGCGGCCGATCAGTCCCGACGACGAGGTGTTGATTGTCGACGATCAGGGCGCGCCGGTGCCGGAGGGCAGCACGGGGCATCTGCTCACGCGCGGTCCGTACACGATCCGCGCGTATCACAATGATCCGGTGGCGAATGCGCGGTCGTTCACCGATGACGGGTGGTACCGCACGGGCGATATGGTCCTGCGGACGGCCGAGGGCAATCTGGTGGTGCAGGGACGGGCGACCGATCACATCAATCGGGCGGGCGAGAAGATCTCGGCCGAGGAGATCGAGGATCATCTGCTCGCGCATCCGCAGGTGTTCGATGCGGCGGTGGTGTCGATTCCGGACGATTTTCTTGGCGAGCGCAGTTGTGCGTTCGTGATTCCGGGTGAGGTGCGGCCGCGGCCTGCCGAGTTGAAGGCTTGGGTGCGTGGGCGGGGGTTGGCGGGGTTCAAGGTGCCCGATCAGATCGTGTTCGTGGATGCGTTCGGTACGACGGCGGTGGGCAAGGTGAGCCGCCGTGAGTTGCGTGCGCAGTTGCGCGAGCGGTTTCTTGCGGAGCAGGGCGCGTGA
- a CDS encoding YncE family protein, whose translation MTTSPSRRLRLAALALALSAVTGLAAAQVFSQPDVDFKGNVRAASQVVLPGSEVELNGSGFKPGQQVTLLRGETVLNAQPFVADAQGAFKGRVAIPADAAVGVHPVVVRTSGPDAASIFELKVSQQLPVSGEARFDVRNAKLAQGLYQVAYSTKNDALFVTSAVGRPPVTVSALQKVDPQSLQVVASATPGAAPAGGVFAVYGVGVDDANGHVWVTNTRQDTVAVYRQSDLSLVKQFPVGAVPHARDVVVDTQRGRVYATATGENFISVFDAKRLTQLDNIVIESGLRGESFTPTSLDLDVATGKLYTASMSTPEAAVIDTASNAVEKVVPLVNARSAIGVAWNPVGQRLLVVSQGSDNLLIVDPQTGTIDHDVYVGAGALNVAYEPTQRLAYVVNRGADTLTVVDDNGQVVANFDGGSFPNHVSKGADGVVYAVNKARGAEDPKGDHIRRIAPKAH comes from the coding sequence ATGACAACCTCGCCTTCCCGCCGCCTGCGGCTGGCCGCCCTCGCTCTCGCCCTGTCGGCCGTGACCGGCCTCGCCGCCGCCCAGGTGTTCAGCCAGCCCGATGTCGATTTCAAGGGCAATGTCCGCGCCGCCAGCCAGGTCGTGCTGCCGGGCAGCGAAGTCGAGCTCAACGGCAGTGGCTTCAAGCCCGGCCAGCAGGTCACCTTGCTGCGTGGGGAGACCGTGCTCAACGCGCAGCCGTTCGTCGCCGACGCTCAGGGCGCCTTCAAGGGCCGAGTCGCAATCCCGGCCGATGCCGCCGTCGGCGTGCACCCGGTGGTCGTGCGCACCAGCGGCCCGGATGCGGCCTCGATCTTCGAGCTGAAGGTCTCGCAGCAGTTGCCGGTGTCGGGCGAAGCACGCTTCGACGTGCGCAACGCCAAACTCGCGCAGGGGCTCTACCAGGTTGCCTACAGCACGAAGAACGACGCGCTGTTCGTGACCAGCGCGGTTGGCCGCCCGCCGGTCACCGTGTCGGCGCTGCAGAAGGTCGATCCGCAATCGCTGCAGGTCGTGGCGAGCGCCACGCCCGGCGCGGCGCCGGCCGGCGGCGTATTCGCCGTGTACGGCGTCGGTGTCGACGACGCCAACGGCCACGTCTGGGTCACCAACACCCGCCAGGACACCGTCGCCGTCTACCGCCAGTCCGATCTGTCGCTGGTCAAGCAGTTCCCGGTCGGCGCTGTGCCGCATGCGCGCGATGTCGTCGTCGACACCCAGCGCGGCCGCGTCTACGCCACTGCGACCGGCGAGAACTTCATCTCGGTGTTCGACGCCAAGCGCCTGACCCAGCTCGACAACATCGTGATTGAATCGGGCTTGCGCGGTGAATCCTTCACCCCGACCAGCCTCGACCTGGACGTGGCGACTGGCAAGCTCTACACCGCCAGCATGTCCACGCCCGAGGCCGCGGTCATCGACACCGCCAGCAATGCGGTGGAGAAGGTGGTCCCGCTGGTCAACGCACGTAGCGCGATCGGCGTGGCCTGGAACCCGGTCGGCCAGCGCCTGCTGGTGGTGTCGCAGGGCAGCGACAACCTGCTGATCGTCGATCCGCAGACCGGCACGATCGACCACGACGTCTATGTCGGCGCCGGCGCACTGAACGTCGCCTACGAGCCGACCCAGCGGCTGGCCTATGTCGTCAACCGCGGCGCCGACACGCTCACCGTCGTCGACGACAATGGCCAGGTCGTGGCGAACTTCGACGGCGGCAGCTTCCCCAACCATGTCAGCAAAGGCGCGGACGGCGTCGTCTACGCGGTCAACAAGGCGCGCGGCGCCGAAGATCCGAAGGGCGACCACATCCGCCGCATCGCGCCCAAGGCCCACTGA
- a CDS encoding isochorismate synthase, with amino-acid sequence MTESAFMAGPEAIVGDGDPTAASTWFRLLGPARRIAAEGRQAALPAGPTSTLGARVAAFFAQARTGPDVLVGALPFDPHGDDALYQPARVATADDTLVAATWPPPMCGQVAEPAADAYATAVARCLERLHAADAAEPLRKVVLARSLRIDAASPIDPLALASRLGADVSVTAYVAPLPVAAGEAPAWLVGATPELLMSRRGLEVVSHPLAGSARRARDPAQDARAAQALLASAKDHDEHRHVVEAIVDALAPLCSRLQAPPTPALHATATMWHLGTRIVGTLKDPSLSSAALAGLLHPTPAVCGTPREAALAAIRALEPVDRGFYAGAVGWTDAQGDGDWYVSIRCARVQGRTMRLFAGAGIVAGSQPALEVDETAAKFRALLDALDIDDVRAA; translated from the coding sequence ATGACCGAATCGGCGTTCATGGCAGGGCCCGAAGCGATCGTCGGCGACGGCGATCCCACTGCGGCATCGACCTGGTTCCGTCTGCTCGGTCCTGCGCGGCGGATCGCCGCCGAAGGCCGGCAGGCAGCGCTGCCTGCGGGGCCGACGTCGACGCTCGGCGCCCGGGTGGCGGCGTTTTTCGCACAGGCGCGCACCGGGCCGGACGTGCTGGTCGGGGCGCTGCCGTTCGACCCGCACGGCGACGATGCGCTGTACCAGCCTGCGCGTGTGGCGACGGCGGATGACACCCTGGTGGCCGCGACCTGGCCGCCGCCAATGTGCGGCCAGGTCGCCGAACCGGCGGCCGATGCTTATGCGACGGCGGTCGCGCGCTGTCTCGAACGCTTGCATGCGGCGGACGCCGCCGAGCCACTGCGCAAGGTCGTGCTCGCGCGCAGCCTGCGGATCGATGCGGCGTCGCCGATCGATCCTCTCGCGTTGGCGTCGCGTCTGGGCGCCGATGTCAGCGTGACCGCCTATGTCGCGCCGCTGCCGGTGGCCGCGGGCGAGGCACCGGCCTGGCTGGTCGGCGCCACGCCCGAACTGCTGATGTCGCGCCGCGGCCTGGAGGTGGTCTCGCATCCATTGGCCGGCTCGGCGCGCCGCGCGCGCGACCCGGCGCAGGACGCGCGCGCCGCGCAGGCGCTGCTGGCCTCGGCCAAGGACCACGACGAGCACCGGCATGTGGTCGAAGCGATCGTCGACGCGCTCGCGCCGCTGTGCAGCAGGCTGCAGGCGCCGCCAACGCCGGCGCTGCACGCGACCGCGACGATGTGGCACCTGGGCACGCGGATCGTCGGCACGTTGAAGGATCCATCACTGTCCTCGGCCGCGCTGGCCGGCCTGCTGCATCCCACGCCGGCGGTCTGCGGCACGCCGCGCGAGGCCGCGCTGGCGGCGATCCGCGCACTCGAGCCGGTCGATCGCGGGTTCTACGCGGGCGCGGTGGGCTGGACCGATGCGCAGGGCGATGGCGACTGGTACGTGTCGATCCGCTGCGCGCGCGTGCAGGGCCGCACGATGCGTCTGTTCGCCGGTGCGGGTATCGTGGCCGGCTCGCAGCCGGCGCTCGAGGTCGACGAGACCGCGGCCAAGTTCCGTGCGCTGCTCGATGCATTGGACATCGACGACGTGCGCGCTGCCTGA